The Argentina anserina chromosome 3, drPotAnse1.1, whole genome shotgun sequence genome includes a region encoding these proteins:
- the LOC126786984 gene encoding uncharacterized protein LOC126786984, with amino-acid sequence MDDIWEEEIDEEEMDEEMEEEIYETVKYLLTAIQAVIILLKENMIMIHQRIEPSLKRQPVTRTGYYFIQDMLKGDPQSFRELHRMYPDVFLKLCDIIRQSTLLEDTRYICVEEMVATFLIIVGHNDRYCNVRQRFGRSHFTTSQNFHRTLKALNTIAPQMMVKSGGVPSKIRENTRFYPYFKDCIGAIDGTHIPAMVKGREVSSYRNRHGIQSQNVLAACNFDLEFMYVLSGWEGSAHDSKLLNDALSRRNGLEVPHGRFFLVDCGFANRRQFLSPLRGVRYHLKDFGGQGRHPRNASELFNLHHASLRNVIERIFGIFKSRFTIFKTAPPFQFVTQAELVLACAGLHNFLRKECRSDEFPSEQEDDQSSPFLDMEDENLELLSQSQRQQRAEANAWRTTIADAMWDDRPRNDDDENEDDQDNENNEEHMDGENQEVNDDNEMREYDAF; translated from the exons ATGGATGATATATGGGAGGAAGaaattgatgaagaagaaatggatgaagaaatggaagaagagatATATGAAACAGTTAAGTACTTATTGACGGCAATTCAAGCAGTAATCATCTTATTAAAAGAGAACATGATTATGATTCATCAACGTATTGAACCATCTCTTAAACGACAACCAGTTACTCGGACGGGATATTATTTTATACAAGATATGCTAAAGGGAGACCCACAAAGTTTTCGGGAGTTGCATAGAATGTATCCGGATGTGTTTCTAAAGTTGTGTGACATCATTAGACAGAGTACTCTTTTGGAAGACACAAGGTATATCTGTGTTGAAGAAATGGTGGCTACATTCTTGATTATTGTAGGCCACAATGATCGTTATTGTAATGTTCGTCAAAGGTTTGGTCGCTCACACTTCACTACTAGTCAAAACTTTCACAGAACCTTGAAGGCTTTAAACACAATAGCACCACAGATGATGGTTAAGTCCGGAGGTGTGCCCTCTAAAATTAGGGAAAATACAAGATTCTACCCTTATTTTAag gaTTGTATTGGTGCTATTGATGGAACTCATATTCCTGCCATGGTGAAGGGCCGAGAAGTAAGTAGCTATCGGAACCGTCATGGAATTCAATCTCAAAACGTTTTGGCAGCATGCAACTTCGATTTGGAATTCATGTATGTGCTTAGTGGGTGGGAAGGTTCGGCAcatgattcaaaattgctaAATGATGCATTATCAAGAAGAAATGGACTTGAAGTCCCTCAcg GTAGATTTTTTCTTGTGGATTGTGGATTTGCTAATCGACGCCAATTTTTGTCTCCATTACGCGGTGTACGATACCATTTAAAAGATTTTGGTGGTCAAGGTCGTCACCCGAGAAATGCTAGTGAGTTATTCAATCTCCACCATGCATCATTGAGGAATGTGATTGAAAGAATATTTGGTATCTTTAAATCGCGGTTTACAATTTTCAAAACCGCACCTCCATTCCAATTTGTGACACAAGCGGAGTTAGTGTTAGCTTGTGCCGGACTACACAACTTTCTTAGAAAAGAATGTCGCTCCGATGAATTTCCAAGTGAACAAGAAGATGATCAATCTTCACCATTTCTTGACATGGAAGATGAAAATCTTGAATTGCTTTCTCAAAGCCAACGACAACAAAGAGCGGAAGCTAATGCTTGGAGAACTACTATTGCCGATGCTATGTGGGATGATAGGCCAagaaatgatgatgatgaaaatgaagacGATCAAGACAATGAGAATAATGAGGAACACATGGATGGTGAGAATCAAGAGGTTAATGATGATAATGAAATGAGAGAATATGATGCATTCTAA
- the LOC126789200 gene encoding pentatricopeptide repeat-containing protein At1g79080, chloroplastic — protein MAILVNSVSPMTHSSPETARRGCGFYSHIRVQTFLLNKGFSRALASTQITISPKDTVFTLPNWRNPKNDRRSREVRMIGAFQQLESMIGKGQKPDVGQATQLMYDLCKASKMRKAVRVIEMMVASGIIPDAASYTFLVNYLCKRGNIGYALQLVDKMEEYGYPTNTVTYNSLVRGLCVRGNLNQSLQLLDKLIRKGLVPNVYTYSFLLEAAYKERGVNEAMKLLEEIIAKGGKPNLVSYNVLLTGLCKEGRTDEALNFFRTLPSMGFRPNVVSYNIVLRSLCYEGRWEEANVLLAEMDGEDRTPSIVTYNILIGSLAVHGRIEDALEVLEEMVKGQFKPTAASYNPIIHCLCKEGKVDYVVKLLDQMMFRRCNPNEGTFNAIAVLCEQGMVQEAYSILQSLGNKQKYSTTEFYRNVITSLCRKGNTYPAFQMLYEMTKYGFTPDSYTYSSLIRGLCLEGMLNGAVEIFHVMEENNQRPDTENFNALMLGFCKCRRTDLSLQVFELMIEKGRMPNEMTYTILVEGLAHEKEMELAAQVMRELQGRRVMSPNTVERLVMQYDLEEIPL, from the coding sequence ATGGCTATTCTTGTAAACTCAGTGTCTCCTATGACACATTCATCACCAGAAACTGCTAGAAGGGGCTGTGGATTCTATTCCCACATCAGGGTCCAGACTTTCTTACTCAACAAGGGCTTTTCTAGAGCTTTGGCATCAACCCAGATTACCATTTCTCCAAAGGACACTGTTTTCACTTTGCCCAATTGGAGGAATCCCAAGAATGATAGAAGAAGTAGAGAGGTTAGAATGATTGGTGCCTTTCAGCAGTTAGAGTCTATGATAGGGAAGGGCCAGAAGCCTGATGTGGGTCAAGCAACTCAGCTAATGTATGATCTGTGCAAGGCCAGTAAGATGAGGAAGGCAGTGAGAGTGATCGAAATGATGGTTGCTTCAGGCATTATACCTGATGCAGCTTCATATACCTTCTTGGTGAACTATTTGTGTAAAAGAGGGAATATTGGTTATGCGTTGCAGTTGGTTGATAAGATGGAGGAGTATGGATATCCAACAAATACTGTTACTTACAATTCGCTTGTTAGAGGGCTTTGTGTGCGAGGAAACTTGAATCAAAGCCTGCAGCTTCTGGATAAGCTGATACGCAAGGGGCTTGTCCCAAATGTTTATACTTACTCTTTCTTGCTTGAAGCGGCTTACAAGGAAAGAGGGGTCAATGAAGCAATGAAGCTCCTGGAGGAGATCATTGCTAAAGGTGGGAAGCCTAATTTGGTTAGCTACAATGTTTTGTTGACTGGTTTGTGCAAGGAAGGTAGGACTGATGAGGCACTGAACTTCTTTAGGACTTTGCCTTCGATGGGATTCAGACCGAATGTTGTGAGCTATAACATTGTACTTAGGAGCTTGTGTTACGAGGGTAGGTGGGAAGAAGCGAATGTACTATTGGCTGAGATGGATGGTGAGGATCGGACACCATCCATAGTTACATATAACATCTTAATAGGTTCTCTTGCCGTTCATGGTAGAATAGAAGATGCTCTTGAAGTTTTGGAAGAAATGGTGAAGGGTCAGTTCAAGCCTACTGCTGCAAGCTACAATCCGATAATTCATTGTCTCTGCAAAGAGGGTAAGGTGGACTATGTGGTGAAGTTGTTAGACCAGATGATGTTCCGGCGATGCAATCCTAATGAGGGAACATTCAATGCCATTGCTGTGCTATGTGAGCAAGGAATGGTGCAAGAAGCGTACTCTATCCTTCAAAGCCTTGGAAATAAACAGAAGTACTCCACAACTGAATTCTACCGAAATGTGATCACAAGCTTGTGCAGGAAAGGGAATACATATCCAGCATTTCAGATGTTATATGAAATGACCAAGTATGGTTTCACTCCAGATTCTTATACCTATTCATCTTTGATCAGAGGGTTGTGTTTGGAGGGTATGCTAAATGGAGCAGTGGAGATTTTCCATGTCATGGAGGAAAACAACCAACGGCCTGATACTGAGAATTTCAATGCCCTTATGCTCGGATTTTGCAAATGTCGAAGAACAGATCTCTCCTTGCAGGTTTTTGAGCTGATGATTGAGAAGGGGCGAATGCCTAATGAAATGACCTATACCATTCTCGTGGAAGGGCTCGCGCATGAAAAGGAAATGGAGCTGGCAGCCCAAGTTATGAGAGAGTTGCAGGGGAGACGGGTTATGAGTCCCAATACAGTGGAAAGACTCGTTATGCAGTATGACCTTGAGGAAATACCATTGTAG
- the LOC126786980 gene encoding LOW QUALITY PROTEIN: F-box/FBD/LRR-repeat protein At1g13570-like (The sequence of the model RefSeq protein was modified relative to this genomic sequence to represent the inferred CDS: inserted 2 bases in 1 codon), with amino-acid sequence MKEAQATSVLSKRWRNVWASIATLNFDNSPTIESFIQGYVSSKSYSLLMSKVDSEISRFYPWINSVVELHTGPCIELLRVRSHLNQEFASSVDNCVQFAMEKGVRTLELDFSVFSCEMYTLPHGLLKHLSVGHIPIQGPCPCIGLKSLKVLNFHYVDVAGEVLEYILSNCPVLERLLVRESPSLSNLRVFGPSVALKYLLIEYCQNIKSIEICDTNLVSFXYDGDCRHLLLKNLALLVEVSVSMPSLKDCLAVAFTQLSCRLSQLKILKLNHLGIFKKIRAAQFKIGFPVLASLKHLELCLYTEDDCILLQLTSFLNVTPNLQSCAFVELITFLDERNKV; translated from the exons ATGAAGGAAGCACAAGCTACTAGTGTTCTTTCTAAGCGATGGCGCAATGTGTGGGCGTCTATTGCTACTCTTAACTTTGATAATTCCCCAACCATCGAGAGTTTCATACAAGGCTATGTGTCTTCCAAGTCCTACAGCCTCCTCATGTCAAAAGTAGACAGTGAAATCAGTAGGTTCTACCCTTGGATCAATAGTGTAGTGGAATTGCATACTGGACCATGCATTGAACTACTTAGGGTTCGTTCTCATCTAAACCAGGAATTTGCAAGTTCCGTTGATAATTGTGTTCAATTTGCAATGGAAAAGGGTGTTCGAACACTGGAGCTGGACTTTTCAGTCTTTAGTTGTGAGATGTATACACTACCCCATGGTCTCCTCAAGCACTTGAGTGTGGGTCATATTCCAATACAAGGCCCTTGTCCATGCATTGGATTGAAGTCCCTCAAAGTTCTTAACTTTCATTATGTTGATGTGGCCGGAGAAGTTCTTGAGTACATCTTGTCTAATTGTCCGGTTCTTGAAAGACTATTGGTGCGTGAATCCCCATCTTTGAGTAATCTAAGAGTTTTTGGTCCATCAGTTGCATTGAAGTATCTACTCATTGAATATTGTCAAAACATCAAAAGCATTGAGATTTGTGACACAAATCTGGTTTCATT ATATGATGGAGATTGTAGACATTTGCTTCTTAAAAATTTAGCGCTGCTTGTTGAGGTATCAGTTAGTATGCCTTCTCTTAAGGACTGCCTAGCGGTGGCCTTTACTCAACTCTCATGCCGTCTCTCTCAGTTAAAGATTCTGAAATTGAATCACCTTGGG ATATTCAAGAAAATTCGTGCTGCTCAATTCAAGATTGGATTTCCTGTACTAGCAAGTCTCAAACATTTGGAATTGTGTCTCTACACAGAAGATGATTGCATTCTTCTTCAATTAACTTCCTTCCTCAATGTCACTCCTAACTTGCAGTCTTGTGCTTTTG TTGAACTCATCACCTTCTTGGATGAAAGAAATAAAGTATAA
- the LOC126786982 gene encoding uncharacterized protein LOC126786982, protein MQTMKTLVVCLFFFSFLRTSNTLDSITPTQFIKDGQTLVSAGGSYEMGFFSPGKVKGRYLGIWYTFSTATVLWVANREIPLDDSSGVLMVTDKGVLVLLNSSSGTVWSSNSSRTAGSPVLQLLDSGNLVVKDGNETNADNFLWQSFDYPCDTRLPGMKLGWNLVTGFEMYVSSWRSTEDPAQGEFSLRIDNHGFPQIFIMKGAKIHTRVGAWNGVELTGYQGRPNPVAIFEFVMTSDEVNYEFTLLNRSTFARYVLNPYGTAQWFTWTDHSSSWEPFVSTQGDQCDNYAFCGANARCNIRNTPECSCLKGFVPKSLEDWNSTNWSEGCVRETPLACNSTDDFSKYGNFKLPDTSSSWYDKSMSLEECRTLCSRNCSCTAYADLDVREGGSGCLLWFGNLKDIKELTSDSQDFYVRLAASDLDPIVKKSTTSRRNLAGILFGLSGFLVGLLIVGYILYKWKRKQRIQEARRKLDCRKEDYKGEGKEELELPVFDLTTITHATNNFSISNKLGEGGFGPVYKGTLAGGEEVAVKRLSKHSRQGLREFKNEVLLISKLQHRNLVKLLGCCIQEDEEILVYEYMSNRSLDFYIFDVKRQNLLDWPTCFHIIEGIARGLLYLHQDSRLRIIHRDFKSSNILLDDDMNAKISDFGLAKTFGGDQNEDRTRRVVGTYGYMAPEYAVDGTFSMKSDVFSFGVVLLEILSRKKNRGFCHSDHHLNLLGHAWTLWTENTPLELIDVTLSDSCNITEVLRCLHVGLLCVQQEPDDRPNMSSVVVMLSSEVQLPSPKQPGFYTARSVSKPELTSTTTDLYSTNNCSTVFLERNLINPIFDSVLYNSSIKLLKNNANTSAHMYEQGSKLDLSILTCFNFSAYIMPYFVQGKYVQSGQSSMQASRTLLVCSFIFSFLKMSCTTALDTITPGQYVRGGETLVSADGSFELGFFGKSKGQYLGIWYTFSTDIVVWVANKETPVNDSSGVLMLTDQGIVVLLNSSNATVWSSTSSRTAGNPVLQLLDSGNLVVKDGNDTNPGNFLWQSFDHPCDTQLSEMKLGWNLVTGLDRYLSSWRSTDDPAQGNFSLRMDPRGLPQIIEVKGAKILTRAGSWNGLGLTGYQRRPNPIAEFVFVSNEAELYYEYTLLNRSTFSRYVLNPNGITQWLIWIDYTQSWESFFASQIDQCEIYAFCGANTKCNANDAPVCACLKGFVPKSPTKWNSSDWSDGCVRRTPLACNSTDGYSKYSNFKLPDTSSSWYDKSIILKECKGLCSKNCSCTAYANLDVREGGSGCLLWFGNLTDIREFTSDSQDLYIRIAASDIDSIGKRSKSNKKRQAGIVISSAFLLVGMILLGYFLYKRKKKLRNKDRRYYFEEEREDMELPLFDLNTVADATDNFSSSNKLGEGGFGPVYKGTLIGGKEIAVKRRSKDSGQGMREFKNEVILIAKLQHRNLVKLLGCCIHDQEKMLIYEYMSNRSLDFFIFDERQNPLDWPTCYNIIEGTARGLLYLHQDSRLRIVHRDLKPSNILLDKDMNPKISDFGLAKTFSFDQSQANTNKVAGTYGYMAPEYAVDGIFSMKSDVFSFGVVVIELLSREKNRGFCHPDHDFNLLGHAWTLWTQNIPLELIDKTLCDFHTISQVLRCLHVGLLCVQQVPEDRPTMSSVVLMLGSDVLLPLPKHPGFYTERTLPESSSRSCDRCSPNNFSTTLLEAR, encoded by the exons ATGCAAACCATGAAAACCCTTGTTGTGTGcttgttctttttttccttcctAAGAACCTCAAATACACTAGACTCCATCACTCCAACTCAATTTATTAAAGACGGTCAAACTCTGGTTTCAGCTGGTGGAAGTTATGAAATGGGATTCTTTAGTCCTGGTAAAGTGAAAGGCAGATACTTGGGAATATGGTACACGTTTTCTACCGCGACAGTTTTATGGGTAGCCAACAGAGAAATAccacttgatgattcttcaggAGTTTTGATGGTCACTGATAAGGGAGTTTTAGTCCTTCTCAATAGCTCAAGTGGCACTGTATGGTCATCCAATTCATCAAGAACCGCAGGGAGTCCAGTCTTGCAACTCTTGGATTCAGGAAATCTTGTTGTGAAAGATGGAAATGAAACTAATGCTGATAACTTTTTGTGGCAGAGTTTTGACTATCCTTGTGACACACGCCTGCCAGGAATGAAGCTTGGTTGGAATTTAGTCACTGGTTTTGAGATGTATGTTTCGTCTTGGAGGAGCACAGAAGATCCCGCTCAAGGAGAGTTTTCACTACGAATAGACAATCATGGTTTCCCACAGATTTTTATCATGAAGGGAGCTAAGATACATACTAGAGTGGGGGCATGGAATGGCGTCGAATTAACTGGATATCAAGGAAGGCCAAATCCTGTAGCGATTTTTGAGTTTGTGATGACTAGTGATGAGGTCAATTATGAGTTCACACTCCTCAACAGGTCAACATTCGCAAGATATGTATTGAACCCCTATGGCACTGCACAGTGGTTTACCTGGACAGATCACTCAAGTAGTTGGGAACCTTTCGTGTCAACACAAGGAGATCAGTGTGATAATTACGCCTTCTGTGGTGCTAATGCTAGATGTAATATCCGTAACACTCCTGAATGTTCTTGCTTGAAAGGGTTTGTACCAAAATCTCTAGAAGATTGGAACTCAACAAACTGGTCTGAGGGATGTGTTCGGGAGACTCCTTTAGCTTGCAATTCTACAGATGACTTCTCAAAGTACGGTAACTTTAAATTGCCAGACACATCTTCTTCCTGGTACGACAAGAGCATGAGCCTTGAGGAGTGCCGTACATTATGTTCGAGGAACTGTTCATGTACTGCATATGCAGATTTAGATGTCAGGGAAGGTGGAAGTGGATGCTTGCTTTGGTTTGGGAACCTCAAGGACATTAAAGAATTGACCTCTGATTCTCAAGACTTCTATGTACGGCTAGCTGCTTCAGACCTAG ATCCTATTgtgaaaaagagcacaaccaGCAGGAGAAACCTGGCAGGAATTCTGTTCGGCTTATCTGGATTTCTCGTGGGACTGCTGATAGTTGGGTACATTTTGTATAAATGGAAGAGGAAACAAAGAATTCAAG AAGCTAGAAGAAAGCTCGATTGCAGAAAGGAGGATTACAAAGGAGAAGGAAAGGAAGAGTTGGAGTTACCAGTATTTGACTTGACCACCATCACTCATGCCACTAACAACTTTTCAATCAGCAACAAGCTGGGTGAAGGTGGTTTTGGACCTGTGTACAAG GGAACTTTGGCTGGAGGAGAGGAAGTTGCAGTAAAGAGGCTCTCAAAGCACTCAAGACAGGGATTGAGAGAGTTTAAAAACGAAGTTCTACTGATATCAAAACTCCAGCATCGGAATCTTGTAAAGCTTCTTGGTTGTTGCAttcaagaagatgaagaaattcTAGTATATGAGTACATGTCTAACAGAAGCTTGGACTTCTATATATTTG ATGTAAAAAGACAGAATTTGCTGGACTGGCCAACATGCTTCCATATTATTGAGGGAATTGCTCGAGGGCTTCTTTATCTCCATCAAGATTCTAGATTAAGAATTATTCATAGAGATTTCAAGTCTAGCAACATATTGCTGGATGATGATATGAACGCAAAGATTTCAGACTTCGGCCTGGCTAAAACTTTTGGGGGTGATCAAAATGAAGATAGAACAAGAAGAGTGGTGGGTACATA CGGTTATATGGCTCCTGAATATGCAGTAGACGGGACtttctcaatgaaatctgatGTATTTAGCTTTGGAGTTGTACTGCTAGAGATACTGAGTAGGAAGAAGAACAGGGGATTTTGTCATTCAGATCACCATCTTAATCTTCTTGGACAT GCATGGACACTTTGGACTGAAAATACTCCTCTGGAACTCATTGATGTGACATTATCCGATTCTTGCAACATAACCGAAGTGTTAAGGTGTCTCCATGTGGGTCTATTATGCGTGCAGCAAGAACCTGATGATAGACCAAACATGTCATCTGTGGTTGTAATGTTGAGCAGTGAAGTTCAGTTGCCTTCACCAAAGCAGCCTGGTTTTTACACCGCTAGGTCTGTGTCAAAACCTGAATTAACATCAACGACGACCGACTTGTATTCAACAAATAATTGCAGCACAGTGTTTCTAGAG AGAAACTTGATAAATCCCATCTTTGACAGTGTCCTGTATAATAGTTCCATTAAACTTCTGAAGAATAATGCAAATACATCTGCACATATGTATGAGCAAGGCAGCAAGCTTGACCTTTCCATTTTAACTTGTTTCAACTTCTCTGCATATATTATGCCTTACTTTGTACAAGGAAAATACGTACAGTCCGGTCAGTCATCAATGCAAGCCTCTAGAACCCTTTTGGTGTGCTCCTTCATTTTCTCCTTCCTAAAAATGTCCTGTACAACTGCACTAGATACCATCACTCCAGGTCAGTATGTTAGAGGTGGTGAGACTCTAGTTTCAGCTGATGGAAGCTTTGAATTGGGATTCTTTGGTAAGTCAAAAGGTCAGTACTTGGGAATATGGTACACTTTTTCTACTGACATAGTTGTGTGGGTAGCCAATAAAGAAACACCGGTTAATGATTCTTCAGGAGTTTTAATGCTCACTGATCAAGGAATTGTTGTCCTTCTGAATAGTTCAAATGCCACTGTATGGTCATCTACTTCATCAAGAACTGCAGGGAATCCAGTCTTGCAACTCTTGGATTCGGGAAATCTTGTTGTGAAAGATGGAAATGACACTAACCCTGGTAACTTTCTTTGGCAGAGTTTTGATCATCCTTGTGATACACAACTATCAGAAATGAAACTTGGCTGGAACCTAGTTACTGGTTTAGACAGGTATCTCTCCTCTTGGAGGAGCACAGATGATCCTGCTCAAGGAAACTTTTCACTACGAATGGATCCTCGTGGCTTACCTCAAATTATTGAAGTTAAGGGAGCTAAGATACTGACGAGAGCAGGATCGTGGAACGGCCTTGGATTAACTGGATATCAAAGGCGACCAAATCCAATAGCTGAGTTTGTATTTGTGTCAAATGAGGCAGAACTCTATTATGAGTACACACTCCTCAACCGGTCAACGTTCTCTAGATATGTATTGAATCCCAATGGCATCACACAATGGTTAATATGGATAGACTACACACAAAGTTGGGAGTCTTTCTTTGCAAGTCAAATAGATCAGTGTGAAATTTATGCCTTTTGTGGTGCTAATACTAAGTGTAATGCTAATGACGCCCCCGTGTGTGCATGCTTGAAAGGATTTGTACCTAAATCTCCAACAAAATGGAACTCTTCAGATTGGTCTGATGGATGTGTTCGAAGGACTCCATTAGCTTGCAACTCTACAGATGGCTACTCAAAGTACAGCAACTTTAAATTGCCAGACACTTCTTCTTCCTGGTATGACAAgagcatcatccttaaggAATGCAAGGGACTGTGTTCGAAAAACTGCTCATGTACGGCATATGCCAATTTGGATGTCAGGGAAGGGGGAAGTGGCTGCTTGCTTTGGTTTGGAAACCTCACTGACATAAGAGAGTTCACCTCTGACTCTCAAGACCTTTACATACGAATCGCTGCTTCAGACATAG ATTCTATTGGGAAGAGGAGCAAGTCCAACAAGAAAAGGCAAGCAGGAATTGTAATCAGCTCTGCTTTTCTTCTAGTGGGAATGATACTGCTTGGATATTTCTTGTATAAACGgaaaaagaaattgagaaaTAAAG ATCGAAGATATTACTTTGAAGAAGAAAGGGAAGACATGGAGTTACCACTCTTTGACCTGAACACTGTAGCTGATGCCACTGACAATTTTTCTAGCAGCAACAAATTGGGAGAAGGCGGTTTTGGACCTGTGTACAAG GGTACATTGATAGGAGGGAAAGAAATAGCTGTAAAGAGGCGTTCAAAGGATTCTGGACAAGGTATGAGGGAGTTCAAAAATGAAGTTATACTGATAGCCAAACTTCAGCACCGCAATCTTGTAAAGCTTCTGGGCTGTTGCATTCATGATCAGGAAAAAATGTTGATATATGAATACATGTCCAACAGAAGTTTGGACTTCTTTATATTTG ACGAAAGACAAAATCCACTTGACTGGCCTACCTGCTACAACATTATTGAAGGTACAGCTCGAGGGCTTCTTTATCTTCACCAAGACTCAAGATTAAGGATTGTCCACAGAGATCTGAAACCAAGCAATATTTTGCTTGATAAAGACATGAACCCGAAGATTTCAGACTTTGGTCTGGCTAAAACATTTAGCTTTGATCAAAGTCAAGCCAATACTAACAAAGTGGCTGGAACATA CGGTTATATGGCGCCTGAATATGCAGTAGATGGAATTTTCTCGATGAAATCAGATGTATTTAGCTTTGGAGTTGTAGTGATTGAGTTATTGAGTAGGGAGAAGAACAGGGGATTTTGTCACCCGGATCATGATTTTAATCTTCTTGGACAT GCATGGACACTATGGACTCAAAATATACCACTGGAACTAATAGATAAGACATTGTGTGATTTTCACACCATATCCCAAGTGTTAAGGTGTCTTCATGTGGGTCTGTTATGTGTGCAGCAAGTACCTGAAGATAGACCGACCATGTCATCCGTGGTTCTAATGTTGGGCAGTGATGTTCTGCTGCCTTTGCCAAAGCACCCTGGTTTCTACACTGAACGGACTCTACCCGAATCATCATCAAGGTCATGCGACCGCTGTTCACCCAATAACTTCAGCACTACATTGTTAGAGGCGCGGTAG
- the LOC126788776 gene encoding protein FD-like, with amino-acid sequence MSSTRGSGKEAGNGADESSSVTNTLFTSPFSPPRTMEEAWRHISLASPSYSARAPFGNGIPNDSMLISSSTAAEPTSLDFPHPMMQNQLYCQLFCINRPFVINPDQGLANSTSSCFGTGKKKRVLDYASNSEDPRHKRMIKNRESASRSRARKQAYTGALELEVQHLKEENERIRRQQQQLQESSFAAASGQPKKHKHRRSSTAHF; translated from the exons ATGTCATCAACAAGAGGTAGTGGTAAGGAGGCAGGTAATGGTGCCGATGAGTCTTCTTCCGTAACCAACACACTTTTCACTTCTCCATTTTCACCACCAAGAACCATGGAAGAAGCCTGGAGACACATCAGTCTCGCTTCTCCTTCTTATTCTGCTCGAGCACCCTTCGGAAATGGTATTCCAAATGACAGCATGTTGATCTCCTCCTCTACCGCAGCTGAACCCACCTCTCTCGACTTTCCTCATCCTATGATGCAGAACCAGCTCTACTGTCAGCTTTTCTGTATCAATAGGCCTTTTGTCATCAACCCCGATCAGGGTTTGGCTAACAGTACTTCCTCTTGTTTTGGGActggaaagaagaaaagagtgcTGGATTATGCCAGCAACTCAGAAGATCCAAGACACAAGCGTATGATCAAGAATAGAGAGTCTGCTTCAAGATCTAGGGCAAGGAAGCAG GCTTACACGGGTGCGTTGGAGCTTGAAGTTCAGCATCTGAAGGAAGAGAATGAAAGAATCAGAAGACAGCAACAACAGCTACAAGAG TCCAGTTTTGCAGCTGCTTCTGGACAACCCAAGAAGCACAAGCATCGTCGATCCTCAACTGCTCACTTTTGA